In one window of Desulfonatronum thioautotrophicum DNA:
- a CDS encoding ORF6N domain-containing protein, whose product MTDLVPVESITGKILVLRGMKVMLDRDLADLYGVETKLLKRQVRRNSDRFPDDFMFELTPEEVSNLRCHFGTSSWGGVRYNPMAFTEQGVAMLSSVLNSKRAIQVNIQIMRAFTRLRQMLATHEDLRRKIEDMESKYDEQFRVVFEALRQLLAVEEKAERRIGFVREDAQEFWGWGHGRAREIDLLIFRAS is encoded by the coding sequence ATGACGGATTTGGTTCCAGTGGAGAGCATCACCGGTAAAATTCTCGTACTTCGCGGCATGAAGGTCATGCTGGATCGTGACTTGGCTGACCTGTACGGTGTGGAGACAAAACTTCTCAAGCGACAAGTACGCAGGAATAGTGACCGTTTTCCGGATGATTTCATGTTCGAGTTGACACCGGAAGAGGTCTCCAACTTGAGGTGCCATTTTGGCACCTCAAGTTGGGGAGGGGTACGCTACAATCCCATGGCTTTCACCGAGCAGGGCGTGGCCATGCTGTCCAGCGTGTTGAACAGCAAGCGGGCCATCCAGGTGAACATCCAGATCATGCGCGCCTTCACCAGGCTGCGCCAAATGCTGGCCACCCATGAGGACTTGCGGCGCAAGATTGAGGATATGGAGTCGAAGTACGACGAGCAGTTTCGGGTCGTGTTCGAGGCTCTCCGCCAGCTTTTGGCCGTCGAGGAGAAGGCGGAGCGGAGGATCGGATTTGTGAGGGAGGATGCGCAAGAGTTTTGGGGATGGGGCCACGGCCGAGCCAGGGAAATTGATTTGTTAATATTTCGTGCATCTTGA